Part of the Desulfovibrio sp. ZJ209 genome, GGCGCCCCGGCCGGTTTAGTGATTAAGGAATGGGCCGGAAGGGGCGCACGCCCGCAACTTCCCCGGCCCTGCGAGGTGCGGATGGAGTACGCGCTCGGCGCCATATGCGTCATCTTCCTGATTTTCCTGCTCATGGAGTCCAAGCGCAAGGCCGCGCGCATCGTGCAGGCCGTGGCCGTGGAGAAGAGCAGGATCGCCGACGATTCCGGCATGACCGCGAGCCTCGGCGTCTTCACGCCCGACACGCAGACCACGGTCATCATCGGCGCCTCGGAGGAGCTCGGCGTCTTTTATTACCGCATGCTGCGCCAGAGCAAGGTCATCATCCGAAGCCGCATCAACCTCGCCAACCTCGCCCGCGTGGAACTGCTCGTCAACAGCCAGCCCGTCGCCATCGCCTCGGGCTCGGAACAGCCCACCACTTCGCTCCGCGCCACGGAGATCGCCGACAGGACCATCTCGCTCTTTTCCACCGACGCCATCCGCAACATGCAGCGCGCGGGCCTGCGCGTGGTCTTTTTTGACGAGAGCGGCACGGAAAAGAGCCTCGAGATCACCTCCCTGCGCGCCGAGGACGAGCGCCACAAGTTCGAGCGCGTGCAACTGCTCAAGACGACCATCTGGTGGGTGGCCTTCCTCCAGATGGCGAGCCGCCAGGCCCGGCAGGTGCGGGCGCGCCTTGCGCCGGACACGCCGGCCTGAGCCGCCGGCGCCTCGCCCCCCGCGCACGGGCCCCGTCCCCCCTGGCCTCGTCCCCGCACGGACTTAAAATTTTTTCTCCAAATATTCCGCATGGTTGCCGTATCGGAATACGGTAATTTATCCTGTTGGAATCATTCATGATTTCCAGAAGCAGCTTTCTGCCCCTTGCGGCGCGCCTTTTCTTGCCTTTTCGCCCTTGATGTGGTTAGTAACGGGGGTTCGCCCCGTCGCCAGGTGCCGGCGCCGACCCCGCGGCGGCCCGGGCGCCCTCCATGCCTTTCAACGCGCCAGCGCGTTTTTTTTCGGAGTGACTCATGACCCGAACCCTCCCTGCCAAAGCCGCCTTTCTTCCCGGCCTGGTGCTCATGCTTTCATTCGCCCTCGCGGCCTGCGAGGATTCCCAAAAGGCCGGCCAGGTCCCGCTGATGCCAGTGGCCGTGTATGAGGTCACGGTGGCGGACGCGCTCTGGCCCGCCGAATACCAGGCGCAGGCCTCGGGCTCGCGCGCTGTCGAGGTGCGCTCGCGCGTGGAGGCCATCATCGAGAAGCGCCTCTATGACGAGGGCGACTATGTGAAGGAGGGGCAGCTGCTCTTCCAGCTCGAGCGCGACCAGTATGAGGCGCGGATGCAGCAGGCTCAGGCGCAGTACATCAATGCCGAGCGCGAGTGGCAGCGCGTGCGCCCGCTCTACCAGAAGAACGCCGTCTCCCAGAAGGAGCGCGACGCCGCCCGCGCCGCCTACGAGACCGCCAAGGCGGAACTTCGGCAGGCGCAGATCAATCTCGACTACTGCCAGGTGACGGCCCCGGTCTCCGGCTACAGCAGCAAGGAGAACTATACCCCGGGCAACCTGGTCAGCAACAATTCGCTCTTGACCTACGTCAACCAGACCGACCCCATGTATATCGACTTTTCCATCGCCGCGCCGGAGCGGATGCTGCGCCAGCAGCTCGCCGCGGCGGGCAAGCTGGAATTCCCGCCCGACGGCCACTATACGGCGAAGCTGCGCCTCCTCGACGGGCGCATGTATGACGGCGAGGGCGAAGTCACCTTCATCGACAGCCAGGTGCAGCCCACCACGGGCGTCATCCAGGCGCGCGCGGTGTTCACCAATGCCGACCGCTCCATCATGCCCGGCCAG contains:
- a CDS encoding efflux RND transporter periplasmic adaptor subunit gives rise to the protein MTRTLPAKAAFLPGLVLMLSFALAACEDSQKAGQVPLMPVAVYEVTVADALWPAEYQAQASGSRAVEVRSRVEAIIEKRLYDEGDYVKEGQLLFQLERDQYEARMQQAQAQYINAEREWQRVRPLYQKNAVSQKERDAARAAYETAKAELRQAQINLDYCQVTAPVSGYSSKENYTPGNLVSNNSLLTYVNQTDPMYIDFSIAAPERMLRQQLAAAGKLEFPPDGHYTAKLRLLDGRMYDGEGEVTFIDSQVQPTTGVIQARAVFTNADRSIMPGQYVRIYMSGDVLKNAILVPQKCVMITQKGATVMALDKDDVVQARPVTIGVTVGDRYLIDSGLQAGDRIISEGQVKARPGAKVRVMPAEEVLHAQQQAKQPEGQEQGQK
- a CDS encoding thioredoxin, giving the protein MEYALGAICVIFLIFLLMESKRKAARIVQAVAVEKSRIADDSGMTASLGVFTPDTQTTVIIGASEELGVFYYRMLRQSKVIIRSRINLANLARVELLVNSQPVAIASGSEQPTTSLRATEIADRTISLFSTDAIRNMQRAGLRVVFFDESGTEKSLEITSLRAEDERHKFERVQLLKTTIWWVAFLQMASRQARQVRARLAPDTPA